The following are encoded in a window of Panicum virgatum strain AP13 chromosome 5N, P.virgatum_v5, whole genome shotgun sequence genomic DNA:
- the LOC120673918 gene encoding leucine-rich repeat receptor protein kinase MSP1-like — translation MGSHGLFTLILLICFIPRSALAGYSDISTLFNLRDAVTEGKGFLRNWFDSETPPCNWSGIACVGHTVVKIDLSFVPIYTPFPLCVGSFQSLVLLNFSGCGFSGELPDAWGNLHNLRYLDLSHNQLTGVLPVSLYGLKRLQELVLDNNDFSGQLSPAIAQLQYLKKLSVSMNSISGALPPELGSLQNLEFLDLHMNALNGSIPASFGNLSRLLHLDASQNSLGGSIFPGITAMANLVTVDLSSNALVGPLPREIGQLQSLQLLILGHNGFSGSIPEEIGELKLLEELILPGCKLTGIPWTVGGLRSLKLLDISGNNFDTKLPASIGNLGNLSHLLAKGAGLSGSIPRELGSCKKLVHIDLSTNSFSGSIPEELAGLEAIANFNVGQNNLSGHIPEWIKNWVNLRSISLGQNMFYGPLPVLPLQHLVSFSAETNMLSGSIPVEICKGKSLQSMLLHNNNLTGNIMEAFKGCKNLTELNLQGNHLHGEIPQYLSELPLVSVELSQNNFTGKLPEKLWESSTILAIALSYNQLTGPIPESIGRLSTLQRLQIGNNYLEGPIPRSIGALRNLTTLSLHGNRLSGNIPLELFNCRNLVTLDLSSNNLSGHIPRTISQLTFLNTLNLSCNQLSGAIPAEICVGFGNAAHPDSEFIQHHGLLDLSYNRLTSHIPTAIKNCAMVTVLNLQGNMLNGTIPPELGELANVTAIYLSYNTLVGPMLPWSEPLLQLQGLFLSNNHLGGSIPTDIDKILPKIAKLDLSSNAFTGTLPESLLCIDDLTYLDVSNNSLSGQIPFSCPKEKESSSSLIFFNGSSNHFSGNLDQSISNFTKLSSLDIHNNSLTGSLPFSLSDLSYLNYLDLSSNNFHGAIPCGICNIFGLSFANFSGNHIGMYTLADCADEGFCAGNGFDHKMLHSSDRRVSKAAIICVSLVIVIVVLVLLLVLLRWKLLRNRPLALVPASKAKATVEPTSSDELLGKKFREPLSINLATFEHALLRVTADDILKATENFSKVHIIGDGGFGTVYRAALPEGRRVAIKRLHGGHQFQGDREFLAEMETIGKVKHPNLVPLLGYCVCGDERFLIYEYMENGSLEMWLRNRADAIEVLGWPDRLKICLGSARGLSFLHHGFVPHIIHRDMKSSNILLDENFEPRVSDFGLARIISACETHVSTDIAGTFGYIPPEYGMTMKSSAKGDVYSFGVVMLELLTGRPPTGQEEGEGGGNLVGWVRWMMAHGRENELFDPCLPVSSLWREQMARVLAIARDCTADEPWKRPSMLEVVKGLKMAQTMECGPLVVAVTREV, via the coding sequence ATGGGATCCCATGGTTTGTTCACCTTGATCCTACTTATATGTTTTATCCCAAGGTCTGCTTTGGCTGGATACAGTGATATAAGCACCCTGTTCAACCTGAGGGATGCAGTCACTGAAGGGAAAGGATTTCTCAGGAACTGGTTTGATTCAGAAACACCCCCATGCAACTGGTCAGGTATAGCTTGTGTGGGGCATACTGTTGTGAAAATAGACTTATCATTTGTGCCAATTTACACCCCATTCCCGTTATGTGTCGGGTCATTCCAATCACTTGTTCTTCTCAACTTTAGTGGTTGTGGGTTTTCTGGTGAGCTCCCAGATGCTTGGGGGAACTTGCACAATCTTCGCTACCTTGACTTGAGCCATAACCAGCTTACAGGGGTCCTTCCTGTCTCGTTATATGGACTGAAGAGATTGCAAGAACTGGTGCTTGACAATAATGACTTTTCCGGGCAATTGAGTCCTGCTATTGCACAGCTTCAGTACCTCAAGAAGTTATCTGTATCCATGAATTCCATCTCCGGTGCCCTTCCTCCGGAGCTGGGCAGTCTGCAGAATCTGGAGTTCCTGGACCTTCACATGAATGCACTCAATGGGTCAATACCAGCATCTTTCGGTAATTTGTCTCGGCTCTTGCATCTTGATGCAAGCCAGAATAGTCTTGGAGGGTCAATATTCCCAGGAATAACTGCAATGGCAAACCTTGTGACAGTTGATCTCTCATCAAATGCCTTGGTGGGGCCACTACCTAGGGAGATTGGTCAGCTACAGAGTCTTCAATTGTTAATATTGGGGCATAATGGTTTCAGTGGAAGCATTCCCGAAGAGATCGGTGAATTAAAGCTGCTGGAAGAGCTTATACTTCCTGGATGCAAACTCACAGGCATCCCTTGGACAGTTGGTGGTCTCAGAAGCTTAAAGCTTCTTGATATATCAGGGAACAATTTCGATACCAAACTCCCAGCATCTATTGGCAACCTGGGGAATTTGTCTCATCTGCTTGCAAAGGGTGCTGGACTCAGTGGGAGTATTCCGAGAGAGCTTGGTAGCTGCAAGAAGCTTGTGCATATTGATCTCTCTACCAACTCCTTTTCTGGCTCTATACCTGAAGAGCTTGCAGGTTTGGAAGCCATTGCTAATTTCAATGTGGGACAGAACAATCTGTCTGGTCATATTCCAGAGTGGATCAAGAACTGGGTGAATCTTCGCTCCATATCGCTGGGGCAGAACATGTTTTATGGGCCCCTTCCAGTGTTGCCACTGCAGCATCTGGTTTCTTTCTCTGCAGAAACCAACATGCTCTCTGGTTCTATTCCTGTTGAGATATGCAAGGGCAAATCGCTGCAGTCAATGCTGTTGCACAATAATAATCTGACTGGGAATATCATGGAGGCATTTAAAGGGTGCAAAAACCTTACAGAACTTAACCTGCAAGGAAACCATCTTCATGGTGAGATACCGCAGTACTTGTCTGAGCTACCACTAGTAAGTGTGGAATTGTCCCAAAATAACTTCACAGGGAAGCTGCCCGAAAAATTGTGGGAATCATCAACTATTCTTGCGATCGCACTCAGCTACAATCAGCTTACTGGCCCTATACCTGAAAGCATAGGTAGGCTCTCCACTTTGCAGAGGCTACAGATTGGCAATAACTACTTGGAAGGACCTATCCCACGGtcaattggcgctctaaggaatCTGACAACTCTATCTTTACATGGCAATAGGCTTTCTGGGAACATTCCACTAGAGCTCTTCAACTGCAGAAACCTTGTTACTCTGGACCTGAGCTCTAACAATCTGTCTGGCCACATCCCAAGGACCATATCTCAGTTGACATTtctcaacaccttgaatttgtcttgTAACCAGTTGTCTGGTGCTATTCCTGCCGAGATCTGTGTTGGATTTGGGAATGCAGCTCACCCAGACTCGGAATTTATTCAGCATCATGGCTTGCTTGATCTTTCATACAACCGATTGACCAGTCATATCCCAACAGCGATCAAGAATTGTGCTATGGTTACAGTGCTGAACCTGCAAGGAAATATGCTCAATGGCACCATTCCACCAGAACTTGGTGAACTTGCAAATGTTACAGCCATATATCTTTCTTATAACACATTAGTTGGCCCCATGCTTCCCTGGTCTGAACCTTTACTACAACTGCAAGGTCTTTTTCTCTCGAATAACCACTTAGGTGGCTCGATTCCTACTGATATTGACAAAATACTTCCCAAAATTGCTAAGCTGGACTTATCCAGTAATGCATTTACTGGAACTCTACCCGAGTCTTTACTCTGCATTGATGACCTAACCTATTTGGATGTCAGTAATAACAGCCTCTCTGGACAAATCCCATTCTCTTGTCCTAAAGAAAAGGAATCCTCAAGCTCACTGATATTCTTCAATGGAAGCAGTAACCATTTCTCAGGGAACCTAGATCAGTCTATTTCAAACTTCACAAAACTGTCTTCTCTTGATATCCACAACAATAGCCTCACTGGAAGTTTGCCTTTTTCCCTTTCTGATCTCAGTTATTTGAACTATCTGGACCTCTCTAgcaacaacttccatggtgccATCCCTTGTGGTATCTGCAATATATTTGGCCTCTCATTTGCCAACTTCTCTGGTAATCACATTGGCATGTACACCTTAGCAGATTGTGCTGACGAAGGCTTTTGTGCTGGAAATGGTTTTGATCATAAGATGCTTCATTCATCGGATCGAAGAGTTTCAAAAGCAGCAATAATCTGTGTCAGTTTAGTCATTGTCATCGTTGTCTTGGTTCTTCTGCTGGTTCTTCTGAGATGGAAGCTATTGAGAAACAGGCCATTGGCTCTTGTACCTGCCAGCAAGGCCAAGGCTACCGTTGAGCCAACCTCAAGTGATGAACTCCTAGGGAAGAAGTTTCGGGAACCCCTGAGTATCAATCTTGCAACATTTGAACATGCTCTTCTGAGGGTCACTGCAGATGACATTCTGAAAGCCACTGAGAATTTCAGTAAGGTGCACATCATAGGGGATGGTGGGTTTGGCACTGTCTACAGGGCTGCACTTCCTGAGGGCAGGAGAGTTGCAATCAAGAGGCTTCATGGTGGTCATCAGTTCCAAGGTGATCGTGAGTTCCTGGCTGAAATGGAGACAATTGGAAAGGTGAAACATCCTAATCTGGTTCCTCTACTTGGCTACTGTGTTTGTGGTGATGAACGGTTCCTGATATATGAATACATGGAGAATGGGAGTCTTGAAATGTGGCTCAGGAACCGAGCTGATGCCATTGAAGTACTTGGATGGCCAGACCGCCTGAAGATCTGCCTTGGTTCTGCCCGTGGCCTTTCGTTCCTGCACCATGGCTTTGTACCCCATATCATCCACCGGGACATGAAGTCAAGCAACATTCTGTTGGATGAGAACTTTGAGCCGAGGGTCTCTGACTTTGGCCTTGCAAGGATAATCAGCGCATGCGAGACTCATGTCAGCACTGACATTGCTGGTACGTTTGGCTACATACCTCCAGAGTACGGCATGACCATGAAATCCTCCGCGAAAGGTGACGTCTACAGCTTTGGTGTTGTCATGCTGGAGCTGCTCACTGGGCGCCCACCTACAGGGCaagaggagggggaagggggTGGAAACCTAGTTGGTTGGGTGCGGTGGATGATGGCACATGGTAGGGAGAATGAACTGTTTGATCCTTGTTTGCCAGTATCAAGCTTGTGGCGGGAACAGATGGCCCGTGTGCTTGCCATTGCCAGGGACTGCACTGCCGACGAGCCATGGAAGAGACCAAGCATGCTGGAAGTGGTGAAGGGCCTCAAGATGGCCCAGACAATGGAATGTGGACCTCTGGTGGTGGCAGTAACTAGGGAAGTGTAA